The following coding sequences are from one Triticum aestivum cultivar Chinese Spring chromosome 5A, IWGSC CS RefSeq v2.1, whole genome shotgun sequence window:
- the LOC123102625 gene encoding riboflavin synthase: protein MAPLPTAAAAVRCHPHILRRGLLPASSPLLPFASRVASSTPLRAQPLRFSLSPVPKSISSSSASHIPVRYLFTGIVEEVGRVRRIGPPPTPTGGGGGSGGDAPGVDLEVETKNLLAGTQLGDSIAVDGTCLTVAAIDTAASTLTFGVAPETLRCTSLGERVAGDDVNLERALTPASRMGGHFVQGHVDGTGEIAAFRPEGDSIWVTVRAPPEILSLLVPKGFVAVDGTSLTVVNVNEEEGWFDFMLVRYTQDNVVLPRKKVGDKVNLEADILGKYVVKLLAGRLEATSKANS, encoded by the coding sequence ATGGCGCCGCtgcccaccgccgccgcggccgtcCGTTGCCACCCGCACATCCTCCGCAGGGGCCTCCTGCCCGCTTCGTCCCCGCTGCTCCCCTTCGCCTCCCGGGTGGCCTCCTCCACGCCGCTCCGCGCCCAGCCCCTGCGCTTCTCGCTCTCCCCCGTCCCCAAGAGcatctcctcctcctcggcctcccaCATCCCCGTCCGCTATCTCTTCACcgggatcgtcgaggaggtcggccGCGTGCGCCGCATCGGCCCGCCGCCCACGCCTACTGGGGGCGGGGGTGGGAGCGGGGGAGACGCTCCCGGTGTCGACCTCGAGGTCGAGACCAAGAACCTCCTCGCCGGGACGCAGCTAGGCGACAGCATCGCCGTCGACGGGACGTGCCTCACCGTGGCGGCCATCGACACCGCTGCCTCCACGCTCACCTTCGGCGTCGCGCCGGAGACCCTCCGGTGCACGTCACTCGGCGAGCGCGTCGCGGGCGACGACGTCAACCTCGAGCGCGCGCTCACGCCGGCGTCTCGCATGGGCGGGCACTTCGTCCAGGGCCACGTCGACGGCACCGGCGAGATCGCCGCGTTCCGGCCCGAGGGCGATTCTATCTGGGTCACCGTGCGCGCACCGCCAGAGATCCTCAGCTTGCTCGTGCCCAAGGGGTTCGTCGCCGTGGACGGGACCAGCCTCACCGTCGTCAATGTGAACGAGGAGGAGGGGTGGTTCGACTTCATGCTTGTGCGCTACACGCAGGACAATGTTGTGCTGCCCAGGAAGAAGGTTGGGGATAAGGTGAACCTTGAGGCTGACATACTGGGGAAGTATGTAGTGAAGCTACTTGCCGGGAGATTGGAGGCAACATCGAAAGCAAATTCTTGA
- the LOC123102628 gene encoding tryptophan--tRNA ligase, cytoplasmic, translating into MASVAPEVEKKEEEEQVVNPWEVSAGKGGIDYDKLVDQFGCQRLDAPLIDRIARLTGRPPHRFLRRGLFFAHRDLNEILDIYEKGDKFYLYTGRGPSSEALHLGHLVPFMFTKYLQDAFKVPLVIQLTDDEKFLWKNLTVEESKRLARENAKDIIACGFDVERTFIFSDFNFVGGAFYENMVKVARCVTYNKVVGIFGFTPEDHIGKISFPPVQAVPSFPSSFPKHFSGNDQLRCLIPCAIDQDPYFRMTRDVAPRIGYQKPALIESRFFPALQGENTKMSASDPNSAIYVTDSTKYIKTKVNKYAFSGGQDSVELHRKLGANLEVDVSIKYLNFFLEDDDELERIKKAYKEGRMLTGEVKQLLVTVLSEMVERHKRARARVTEEMVDAFMAVRPLPNMFG; encoded by the exons ATGGCCTCGGTGGCGCCGGAGGttgagaagaaggaggaggaggagcaggtggTGAACCCGTGGGAGGTGTCGGCGGGGAAGGGCGGCATCGACTACGACAAGCTGGTCGACCAGTTCGGCTGCCAGCGCCTGGACGCCCCGCTCATCGACCGCATCGCGCGACTCACCGGCCGCCCCCCGCACCgcttcctccgccgcggcctctTCTTCGCCCACCG GGATTTGAACGAGATACTGGACATCTACGAGAAGGGGGACAAGTTCTACCTCTACACGGGGAGAGGGCCCTCCTCAGAGGCGTTGCATCTCGGACACCTCGTCCCCTTCATGTTCACCAA ATATTTGCAGGATGCTTTCAAGGTTCCTCTGGTGATACAGCTAACTGATGATGAGAAGTTCCTGTGGAAAAATTTGACGGTAGAGGAAAGTAAAAGGCTTGCGCGTGAAAATGCAAAAGACATTATAGCATGCGGATTTGATGTTGAAAGGACTtttatattctctgattttaattTTGTTGGCGG TGCCTTTTACGAAAACATGGTTAAAGTGGCCAGATGTGTGACATATAATAAA GTTGTCGGAATATTTGGATTCACTCCAGAGGATCACATTGGAAAGATTAGCTTTCCTCCTGTGCAAGCAGTTCCATCATTCCCTTCTTCATTTCCCAAACACTTTTCTGGCAATGACCAACTACGGTGCCTGATACCTTGTGCAATAGACCAG GATCCTTATTTCAGGATGACCCGTGATGTTGCTCCAAGAATTGGTTACCAGAAGCCAGCACTGATTGAGTCAAGATTTTTCCCTGCCCTTCAG GGGGAGAACACGAAAATGTCAGCTAGTGATCCAAATTCTGCTATATATGTGACCGATAGTACTAAATATATAAAGACAAAG GTGAATAAATATGCATTCTCAGGTGGCCAGGACTCTGTAGAACTTCATAGAAAACTTGGAGCTAACCTTGAG GTTGATGTCTCAATTAAGTACCTGAACTTCTTCCTTGAAGACGATGATGAGCTCGAGCGCATAAAGAAG GCGTACAAGGAAGGAAGGATGCTGACGGGTGAAGTGAAGCAGCTTCTGGTTACGGTTCTTTCTGAGATGGTTGAAAGGCACAAAAGAGCTAGAGCTCGAGTTACCGAGGAG ATGGTCGACGCCTTCATGGCTGTGAGGCCTCTTCCCAACATGTTTGGCTGA